One Camelina sativa cultivar DH55 chromosome 3, Cs, whole genome shotgun sequence genomic window carries:
- the LOC104772171 gene encoding LOW QUALITY PROTEIN: protein CROWDED NUCLEI 2-like (The sequence of the model RefSeq protein was modified relative to this genomic sequence to represent the inferred CDS: inserted 1 base in 1 codon; deleted 1 base in 1 codon) translates to MFTPQKKPWMSPAMTTPRSEKHKIGGVTNPRTADRKGKAVAFSDDLVMSTLPPLPIGSLTGEVVPRVQVDDTTDMGDWRRFREVGLLNEASMEEKDREALLEKVSTLEKELYGYQHNMGLLLMENKEWASKHEQLIQAFQEAQEILKREQSSHLYALTTIEQREENLRKALSLEKQCVEELEKALREVQEENSETRLTSEAKLAEANALVASVNGRSSDVENKIYSAESKLAEATRKRSELEMRLKEVETRESVLQQERVSFAKEREPYEGTFHKQREYLHEWEKKLQQKEESMSEQKRSLNQREEKINEKENKLKLKEKELEESNKKVHLSMSKCKESEEDIAKRLEELTTKENEAHIRHSVLVKKEKELQAFDEKLIAREGTEIQKLIDDQKEALAAKMLEFELECEERRKSLDKELQRKIEELERKKVEIDHSEEKLQKRSQAMNKKFDRVNEKEMDLEAKSKTIKEKEKIIQAEEKKLSLEKQQLLSDKDSLEDLQQETEKIRSEMMKKEEWIQEECKSLEIKKEEREEYLRLQSELKSQIEKCRLHEEFLSKEVENLKQEKERFEKEWEILDEKQAEYRKEQLRMSEEKAKFERFXLEGERLEKEESALRVQIMQELDDIRLQRASFEANMKHERSTLHEKAKLEQSKVIEDLEMMRRNLEIELQKRKEQDEEDLQTRLTEFEDKRMKELSDINHQKQALNREMEEMVSKRSALQKDSKEIAKHEKKLKEQQLEMHNDITELSTLSINLKKRREVFARERSRFLAFVQKLKVCGNCGQLANDFVLSDLQLPYNEEEAILPPSRVLSDLPGSSDASDSCNIKKSQDGDASGSGGSRRPNMSILQKCTSIIFSPSKRAEHGINTSKSDQRPSSSVAVNMKTKCEKPPPIDLQPLPSSSSIPEEDEEYTDSRVQEISEGSQLSELQSARHGRGRPRKTKAPLNHKSSVKHAGPEESFKDELSGRVSVTSEKTTGGGGRKRQHIEDTATGGQRKRQQTVGVLPQTPGQRRYNLRRNRTVDQDPADVEDTAFGGEDDADIVPSAPSKDNVEETCESVVESLRARRLQTSEVKVERVVMAETLADVITADNNGGVSVANAEPIANITMSHEDGQNRRTVNEEHEDGDEEEDEVQDDDDESPRPGEGSIRKKIWMI, encoded by the exons ATGTTCACGCCACAGAAGAAACCGTGGATGTCACCGGCGATGACGACGCCGAGAAGCGAGAAGCACAAAATCGGCGGTGTTACTAACCCAAGGACCGCTGATAGAAAAGGAAAAGCGGTTGCTTTCAGCGATGACCTAGTAATGTCGACTCTTCCGCCGCTTCCGATTGGATCACTCACCGGAGAAGTCGTTCCTCGAGTTCAGGTTGATGATACGACGGATATGGGTGATTGGAGAAGGTTTAGGGAGGTGGGTTTGTTGAATGAGGCTTCGATGGAGGAGAAAGATAGAGAAGCTCTTCTTGAAAAGGTCTCGACGCTCGAAAAAGAG TTATATGGCTACCAGCACAATATGGGGCTTCTTCTCATGGAGAACAAAGAGTGGGCTTCGAAGCATGAACAGCTAATTCAGGCATTCCAAGAAGCTCAAGAAATCCTTAAAAGGGAACAGTCGTCACATCTCTATGCGTTGACGACTATCGAACAACGTGAAGAAAACTTGAGAAAAGCCTTGAGTCTTGAAAAGCAATGTGTGGAAGAG cttgAAAAGGCTCTTCGTGAAGTTCAAGAAGAGAATAGCGAGACAAGGCTCACTTCTGAAGCTAAATTAGCTGAAGCAAACGCTCTGGTTGCTAGTGTTAACGGGAGATCTTCAGACGTGGAAAACAAGATTTACTCTGCTGAAAGCAAACTCGCAGAGGCCACTAGAAAGCGCTCCGAGCTGGAAATGAGATTGAAGGAAGTGGAGACTCGTGAAAGTGTTCTGCAACAAGAGCGTGTTTCATTTGCtaaaga GCGAGAACCATATGAAGGGACTTTCCACAAGCAAAGAGAGTACCTTCATGAATGGGAGAAAAAGCTTCAACAAAAGGAAGAATCAATGTCTGAGCAAAAAAGAAGCCTGAATCAAAGAGAGGAAAAgattaatgaaaaagaaaacaaactgaAGCTAAAAGAAAAGGAACTTGAAGAATCCAATAAAAAGGTTCATTTGTCTATGTCT AAGTGTAAGGAAAGCGAAGAGGACATAGCTAAACGATTAGAAGAATTGACTACAAAAGAGAAT GAAGCTCACATACGCCACAGTGTGCTagtgaaaaaggaaaaggagTTACAAGCATTTGATGAGAAGCTCATTGCTAGAGAAGGG ACAGAAATTCAAAAGCTTATTGATGATCAGAAAGAGGCATTGGCTGCTAAGATGCTGGAATTTGAACTGGAATGtgaggaaagaagaaaatctCTCGACAAGGAACTCCAAAGGAAGATAGAAGAACTTGAACGAAAGAAAGTTGAAATTGATCACAGTGAGGAGAAGCTCCAGAAAAGGAGTCAAGCAATGAATAAGAAGTTTGACCGAGTGAATGAAAAGGAGATGGACCTCGAAGCAAAGTCAAAAactatcaaagaaaaagaaaaaatcatacaaGCTGAGGAGAAAAAGTTAAGTTTGGAAAAGCAACAGTTGCTTTCTGATAAGGATAGTCTGGAAGACTTACAgcaagaaactgaaaaaatccGATCTGAGATGATGAAAAAGGAGGAATGGATCCAAGAAGAATGCAAAAGTCTTGaaatcaagaaagaagagagggaAGAATACTTGAGACTGCAGTCCGAACTCAAGTCCCAGATAGAGAAATGTAGACTCCATGAGGAGTTTCTTTCTAAGGAAGTTGAAAATCTgaagcaagagaaagagagatttgaaaAGGAGTGGGAAATATTGGACGAAAAGCAAGCAGAATACAGGAAAGAGCAACTAAGAATGTCTGAAGAAAAAGCAAAGTTTGAGAGGT AGCTGGAAGGAGAAAGattggaaaaagaagagagtgcTTTGAGGGTACAGATAATGCAGGAATTGGATGATATTAGACTGCAGAGGGCATCATTTGAAGCCAATATGAAACATGAACGCTCAACTTTACATGAAAAAGCCAAACTTGAGCAATCTAAGGTGATTGAGGATCTTGAAATGATGAGAAGGAATCTTGAAATTGAACTTCAGAAAAGGAAAGAACAAGACGAGGAAGATCTACAAACCAGACTGACTGAGTTCGAGGACAAAAGAATGAAAGAGCTTAGTGATATCAATCACCAGAAGCAGGCTTTGAATAGGGAGATGGAAGAAATGGTGTCCAAAAGAAGTGCTCTCCAAAAGGATAGTAAAGAGATTGCAAAGCACgaaaagaaactgaaagagCAGCAATTAGAGATGCATAATGACATCACTGAACTTAGTACACTCAGCATCAACCTCAAGAAACGTAGGGAAGTGTTTGCCCGTGAAAGATCTCGCTTTCTAGCATTTGTTCAAAAGCTCAAGGTATGTGGGAATTGTGGGCAACTGGCGAATGATTTTGTACTCTCTGATCTCCAACTACCatataatgaagaagaagctatacTACCACCTAGTAGAGTTCTGAGTGATCTTCCAGGGAGCTCTGATGCGTCTGACTCTTGTAATATTAAGAAATCTCAAGACGGGGATGCCTCTGGAAGTGGGGGATCTAGAAGGCCCAACATGTCGATACTGCAGAAATGCACTTCAATAATTTTCTCACCAAGTAAAAGAGCTGAACATGGGATTAACACAAGCAAGTCTGACCAGCGTCCATCTTCCTCAGTGGCAgttaatatgaaaacaaaatgtgaaAAGCCTCCGCCAATTGATCTTCAACCACTTCCATCTAGTAGCTCAATTCCGGAGGAGGATGAGGAATATACAGACAGTAGAGTACAAGAAATTTCTGAGGGTTCTCAGCTGTCTGAGCTTCAAAGTGCGAGGCACGGACGTGGCAGACCTAGAAAAACCAAAGCTCCTTTGAATCATAAAAGTTCGGTCAAGCATGCAGGCCCTGAAGAATCATTTAAAGATGAATTGAGTGGTCGTGTGTCTGTTACTAGCGAGAAGACAACAGGTGGAGGTGGAAGGAAAAGACAGCATATTGAGGATACTGCTACGGGTGGACAACGCAAGAGACAACAGACAGTTGGTGTCTTACCACAAACCCCTGGCCAAAGACGCTACAATCTGAGGCGGAACAGGAC TGTAGACCAAGATCCAGCAGATGTTGAAGATACGGCATTTGGTGGTGAAGATGATGCAGACATTGTTCCCTCTGCGCCATCAAAGGACAATGTGGAAGAAACTTGTGAATCGGTGGTGGAGTCACTTCGAGCTAGAAGATTACAAACTTCAGAAGTTAAGGTGGAGAGAGTTGTGATG GCTGAAACATTGGCAGATGTTATTACTGCTGATAACAATGGGGGTGTTTCAGTTGCAAATGCGGAACCAATAGCTAATATCACGATGAGCCATGAAGATGGTCAGAACCGGAGAACAGTAAATGAGGAAcatgaagatggagatgaagaagaagatgaagttcaagatgatgatgatgaatcaccAAGACCCGGTGAAGGATCCATAAGAAAGAAGATTTGGATGATCTAG
- the LOC104772183 gene encoding piriformospora indica-insensitive protein 2: protein MLWQTFFYSVLLLSLLFRCTGDESLPEVTDSQEAPMDKREREALYSAIQGFVGDSWNGSALYPDPCGWTPIQGVSCDIYNDLWYVTGLSLGLVYDNSLACSSSLQIRPELFELKHLRSLSFFNCFISPMVIAKMGWINFASNLESLEFRSNPGLIGKFPDTIGNLTKLKSLVVLGNRFDGELPASICNLKSLKQLVFAGNSFAGMIPNCFSGLQDLLILDLSRNSFSGTLPSSVGDLVSLLKLDLSNNLIEGKLPQELELLKNLTLLDLRKNRIYGGLSNNIEKIQSLTELVLSNNPMGEEDMMETKWEKMKNLVVLDLSKMGLRGEIPSGLTNLKSLRFLGLNNNNLTGYVPSKKLEALPCLGALYMDGNNLTGELSFSRKFYEKMGRRFKASKNPNLCQPFEMVISESHKHVLPLGVKPCT from the exons ATGTTGTGGCAAACGTTCTTTTACTCTGTTCTCTTACTATCTCTGTTATTCAGGTGTACCGGAGATGAATCATTACCTGAAGTAACTGACTCTCAAGAAGCTCCAATGGACAAAAGAGAACGAGAAGCCTTGTACTCTGCGATTCAAGGATTTGTTGGTGATTCTTGGAACGGATCTGCTCTCTATCCTGATCCTTGTGGTTGGACTCCAATTCAG GGTGTTTCGTGTGACATCTACAATGACTTGTGGTATGTCACAGGTTTAAGTTTAGGGCTTGTTTATGATAACTCACTTGCTTGCTCCTCAAGTCTTCAGATAAGGCCAGAGTTATTTGAGCTCAAGCACTTAagatctctctccttcttcaacTGCTTTATCTCTCCCATGGTGATAGCTAAAATGGGCTGGATAAACTTTGCATCCAACTTAGAATCACTTGAGTTTAGATCTAATCCCGGTCTCATTGGGAAGTTTCCTGATACAATTGGCAATCTCACGAAGCTGAAGTCTTTGGTGGTTCTCGGAAATAGGTTCGATGGAGAACTACCGGCGAGTATCTGCAACCTAAAGAGTTTAAAGCAGCTTGTGTTCGCAGGGAACTCATTCGCGGGAATGATACCAAACTGTTTCAGTGGGTTACAAGACCTCTTGATCTTGGATTTGAGCCGCAACTCTTTCTCAGGGACATTGCCTTCATCTGTTGGAGATTTGGTTTCATTGCTCAAGCTTGACCTAAGTAATAACCTCATAGAAGGGAAGTTACCACAAGAACTAGAGCTATTGAAGAATTTGACACTTTTGGATCTGAGGAAGAACAGAATCTATGGTGGGCTGTCCAATAACATTGAAAAGATTCAATCACTAACGGAGTTGGTGTTATCAAACAATCCAATGGGTGAAGAGGATATGATGGAAACAAAGTGggaaaagatgaaaaatttgGTAGTTTTGGATTTATCCAAAATGGGGTTGAGAGGTGAGATTCCATCTGGTCTAACCAACCTGAAAAGCTTGAGGTTTCTTGGTCTGAACAACAACAATCTAACCGGTTATGTTCCATCAAAGAAGCTTGAGGCTTTGCCTTGTCTTGGTGCTCTATACATGGATGGAAACAACTTAACAGGTGAGCTTAGTTTCTCTAGAAAGTTCTATGAGAAGATGGGAAGAAgattcaaagcttcaaagaatCCAAATCTTTGCCAACCATTTGAGATGGTGATCTCAGAATCTCATAAACATGTACTTCCTCTTGGGGTGAAGCCATGCACTTAG